A window of Macrotis lagotis isolate mMagLag1 chromosome X, bilby.v1.9.chrom.fasta, whole genome shotgun sequence contains these coding sequences:
- the DSCC1 gene encoding sister chromatid cohesion protein DCC1 — translation MRTREEVDATLQIAKLNPSELLPSVHCLSFGPAAGGGAAAGDFCLLELEPALCRQLEAGHSLVIRGDKDEQAVICSKEKTYELKIADTSNMLLFIPGCKTPDQIRTEEMPSNIIHTEIFGFANNYWELRRCRPKLKKLKKLLMENPYEGPDAQKEKDSKYSRYTMADLLDQIQASEEEILAHLQVLHACKIEGYWRSLEFDYEMKLLNHITQLVDSESWPFNRVPLTICLQELGPLEPEQMIEHCLECYGKKYLDEGDVYFELNTDKICRATAQMLLQNAVRFNLSEFQEVWQQSVPEGMTTRMDQLKGLALMDKHTRPETIFLLKVDDLPEENQERFNSLFTLREKWTEEDIAPYIQDLCGEKQTIGALLTKYARSSMQNGVKFYNSRRPVS, via the exons ATGCGCACCCGCGAGGAGGTGGACGCCACGCTGCAGATCGCGAAGCTGAACCCCTCGGAGCTGCTGCCCAGCGTGCACTGCCTGAGCTTCGGGCCCGCGGCCGGCGGCGGGGCGGCGGCCGGAGACTTCTGCCTGCTGGAGCTGGAGCCCGCGCTCTGCCGGCAGCTGGAGGCGGGGCACAG cCTTGTGATCCGTGGTGATAAAGATGAACAGGCAGTGATTTGCAGTAAAGAGAAAACCTATGAACTGAAAATAGCCGATACTTCAAATATGCTGCTTTTTATACCAGGATGCAAAACTCCAGACCAAATAAGAACTGAGGAAATGCCTTCTAACATAATTCACACAGAG atCTTTGGTTTTGCTAACAATTATTGGGAATTAAGAAGATGTAGGccaaaattaaagaaactgaaaaaacttttgatggAAAATCCATATGAAGGACCTGATGctcaaaaagaaaaggattcaAAATATTCCAGA TATACAATGGCAGACTTACTTGATCAAATTCAGGCAAGTGAAGAGGAAATCCTGGCCCATTTACAAGTTCTACATGCCTGTAAAATTGAAG GTTACTGGAGGAGTCTTGAATTTGATTATGAGATGAAACTTCTAAATCACATAACCCAGCTTGTTGATTCCGAATCTTGGCCTTTTAATAGAGTTCCTTTAACTATCTGTCTTCAGGAACTTGGACCATTGGAACCAGA gCAAATGATAGAACATTGTCTTGAATGTTATGGAAAGAAATATCTAGATGAAG gtgatgtttattttgaattaaatacCGATAAAATATGCAGAGCAACAGCACAGATGCTATTACAGAATGCAGTGagatttaatctctctgaatttCAGGAAGTGTGGCAACAAAGTGTTCCTGAAGGAATGACAACTAGAATGGATCAGCTGAAG GGTTTAGCACTCATGGATAAACACACTCGGCCAGAGACTATATTTTTGTTAAAAGTAGATGATTTACctgaagaaaatcaggaaagattCAATAGTTTATTCACTCTAAGGGAGAAGTGGACAGAAGAAGATATTGCTCCATATATTCA agATCTATGTGGAGAGAAGCAAACAATTGGTGCATTACTCACTAAATACGCTCGTTCATCAATGCAGAATGGtgttaaattttataattctagaAGACCTGTCTCTTAA